Part of the Aedes aegypti strain LVP_AGWG unplaced genomic scaffold, AaegL5.0 Primary Assembly AGWG_AaegL5_hic_scaff_717_PBJ_arrow, whole genome shotgun sequence genome, GACTACGAACTGCGACAGAGATTGAAACGGGAAATGATGGAGCTGGTACTGGCGAGACATCAGTTCGAAAGAACGGATCGGAATTTTAATCGGGGGTGTTTGTACTGCCGGGATCTGCACGCGGAAACGAGAACCGAATTCCTCGAGCATCTGTACTCTAAACATTTCTTACTGCTAGGGAAAGCTGAAAACTTAGTTTTTGTAGATGAGTTAATAGATACGGTGCAGGAGAAGATGGACAATTTGATTTGCTTGTTCTGTGAGAAGGTATTCAAAGATCGTCCGACCCTCAAGGAGCACATGAGAAAGAAAGGTCACAAGAGGATAAACCCAGAGAACAAATTCTATGATCGTTTCTTTCTAGTGAACTACAGGAATGATCGTCTGAAGAAACCGTCGTCTGTTGGGAAGCAACGGTTCCGATCAAAGCCCGAGCCAAGGAAAGTTCCCCGTTTCATACGGACGATTCAGATTCGGATTGGTCCGACTGGTACGGAGAGGAACAACCAACTACCTGTCTGTTCTGCACCATAgcgaaagcgaaaatagatgACCTGAAGCAGCACATGAAAACGGACCACGGCTTCGATTTTGATGCTCAGGTCGTTGGCCTAACTTTCTACCAGCGGGTGAAAATCGTCAACTACATTCGCCGGCAGATGCATGTACTGAAATGCGTGCTTTGTCGTGAAGAGTTTCCTTCAAAAGATGATCTGCAATGTCACCTACGAGAAACAGCACATTACTCCACCGGGGAGCAGCAGTTTTGGGATCAGCCGGAGTTTTTCTTCCCCACCTACGAAGACGATCAGTTCCTTGCCACCTGGAGGACGACAGCCCGGACCTTTCGGATGACAGCTCGGTGGTCATTTCGGAGAAGGTAGAAGCAAAAGTCAACACCGAGGCGGAATCGTTATCGCTGGAAAACTTTAGATTAGATTAAGTTTATTCGATGGCCGTTGTATAAAATATAATACTAAAAGAATATATCATTGGggtgttttagaaaaaaaaaatcattgttcgAAAATTCAAAGTCAACCCTAGAAAGGAATACgcttaattgggtcctaaaatttttaatggaatcttgtttttatttaacaacacgaaagagcatgttaatgtaactactttagcaatttttcccgttcgaatgacggctatatcatgtttaaactttaatttaaaaattgggtccataaatcagagctgccagatgatttgatagaaaacctGTATCCACGAGgttaaaaaatctgtgtcccatacgaaaaaatctgtgtccatacaaaaattgttgaaagaaaatctgtgttccatacaaattgaatctgtCTCAGAATAAAAATATCTGTGTAATACAGAGAAATCTGTACATCTGGCAGCCCtgccataaatgaaccttgacacttgagatcatgtttgacgttcgcctagtcgacaaaaacaccacaggggttttagttttaacactggggttgttcctatctgacatttcggaagggaaacggaaaacaaaatacaccctaaatttgagtttaagcctaggggtgtgacaaaatctaaaaaaaatgttttttggacttaaaccaacggaaaacattagaaaattgagtaagcatgtatttttggcctaaacttaagcgattGGCACTtaaatcgggacagggctttaggaccctattatagTATTTTTGTAGAACATATTAACTTTCTAAAATATTACAGCACATGCTCAAAAAAActattggaaaaataaataaaaaatagaaaaataatagGCTTTAGAAACCAAAACGTcacaatatgaattttcaacaaaaataataaaatttcataagTCGATCTGACGAtacttttttaagaaaattaatatgttcaacaaaaatgttataaatagCCATATTTTTCTTCTTGACTTTTCGAACATTGTTTCCACTGAAACAGCCTAATATATCATGCTTATTCGAGAAAATCGTCACGCCTAACATTACTAAACAAAATTATACTACCAGCAGTAAATATGGATTGAAAATATCTAACAAACAACACTCTTTTGTCCTAATCTGCCCCTTCGACCTTTTCGTCTTCCGCCTGGGCACCGTTTCCTACCATCCGTTCCTGAATCTGTTTGCTGAGGGCATCCGCCAGGCAGCTTCCAAACGATTCCACATAGGCCGGACTTACATGCGACAGCAGCGAGTACGGTGTCTCAAAGCATTCATCGCCCAACAACTGATGGTCCACGCAGTCGAACCGATCGCCCACAATCCGGAGACCTTCCCGGTTCAGTTTGATGCACACTTCCGTCCCTTCCAGCGTGCGCAGATTGATGTAGGCTTCGGAGTCGGTGGTCGGGAGCTGGTTGGAAATTTGCGCTTCCTTTACGTGGCGGACGATATCCTGGATGACGCCCTGTGCTTCCTTAGTCCAATCGAGGACGTCGTCCTGTTCGGAGTAGAACTTTTCGTATGCGCTttccattttttgttcaaacaacTCAAAATTTAATATTACTGCATCCGAATGTGACGCAGTCGGTCGGGCTAATGGCTAATTAACAAATTTTGCTTTTGTAAACAACGACACCCGCACGTAGAATGATTAAGCCCTTTCTGATTATGCACCATAGTCTTTTTCTTTTCGTTTCGCGATGACAGTCTTGCAAACGCTTCACATCGTTTTGTTTCTCGTAAATCGAGAGCAAACAGCTATTCGGGCGTAATTTTATATCATGACAATGATGAAACATTatatttttcaggaaatctagacgattttataaacaaatttccaggaaaggtaaagaaaaaaatactgttTGGGCTTATGAATGCACCAACATCAAATTCCGGAAGTATCTCATCGAAAAATACGTGGTATCTTTCAAAGCTCTTGGCCCGCATCGTAAGTTGCTCCCATATTCCCGCATCGAAAGGTGAGACATTGAAAAGAAGAAGGGCAAGAGAAAACAAAAGCCAAACGCATCATCGCACCAAAAGATCTCCATCACTTCGCGGAGCGAAAAGCAAAAATTTGCCAGCTGCAAACGAAACGTGTTTTGCGAACTTCAGTTGATTTTGTGTTTCCTTTTGCAAAATTTATACATCTGCCGGGGCTCTGAACAAAGGGTCTCGCAGGTAGAAAGTGAAAGAAGTGTGTTCGAGCGAGAATTTGCATCGAAAAGAACACGTTTTTTTCCCGACCGAAAGTGAAGGAAGGATCTGTCTGCGACAGATTGCGGTCGCCGAAGTGATCCATTGAAGTTTGGGAAAAAGTAAGTAAAATCGCAATGTTGGCTTCTGGTGGAATTATGAAACGATATATGTTCTTGACAGTGAGTCGTCGTGGTCGGGGACGTGGTCGTGGTCGAGGAGGTGCCAACCGAGGTCGTAATCGCAATCCAGCTCCTCCGCACAATAATTGGGACGACCTTGGGAATTTCAACACGTCGAGTGACAGCGACGAAGATACGGATTTGATCAACGGTTTGGCGCTGATGGAGGCCCTGAATCAGATGCGAGGAGGCTTTTCGGGAAAGTCCCACTTCGGAATGGGGCCGGATCCAAGCGATTCGGACGAACGAATTTTCCACACCGAGGATGGCTTCCCGGTCAACACTATCTATGCGAGTTTCACCCAGAATCCGGAATCGATAACGGAAGCAGTGGTACGCAAGATGTTCGAACAGTTTGGCCGCGTCAAAAGCGTCCGGATTCACACCAATCAGAACAACAACTTGTACGACGAGGGAGGAGATGTGGCGAGTGGCGGCGGTGGCGGAGGACGACCCAGCAGACGCGGAGGTTATCGCCGGAATAACCGGAACGACAGAATCATCCGGTACGGGTTCATCTCATACGAACGGTGCGAGGATGCTGCCAAGTAAGTTGAACTCCCTTTTCTTCACGATTGATGGTTAGCAAGGGATGAACAATTCTCTACCTATTTTGGATGAAAAGGTGTTTGCCCTGTCTCTTGCAAGGTTCATTCCGATTAATATTGATTTAACATTCGTTCACCTTTGCGAAACTATGTCAAGgggattctataacattccccagaaaaggATCCATCCAAGATTTAAGttcatacagttaactctccataactcaatattgaagggaccatcgaggtagccatgaaaaccaactcttATTTTttcctaactcgatatcgagatacgaaatatcgagtaaggaagagttgactgtattgtaaAATTATACCTTAAGAGGTATTCtgccgtcattgatttcggaattttcaaaagcagttttttcgaatTTAGAAAACTTATAGGTAAATGTGTTCAATGCATTCTATTCTTTAACCGAAATGCAGTGAAACactttttcatcgaataatttttattaaaaaactgcttttaagtTTCCATGATGACGTTGATGAGATTAATGCTACAATAAGATAATTcgaaatttggaatttttaagGTTGAGTATACCAAAATATTGGTCTtaactacagtcgcctctccacatctcgaccATCCAGATAGGAAGAGATCGAGACAATGAACATTAATTGAATGAACACtgaattgaaaatcactccgttactaggaaaatgataaacaaacaaacttcatttcgagtttccattttttttccgaatcacttaaatctggtctagtaacctagTATGAACACtatcatatcgacatatggagagaaaattgggaacgaaaaatcaacagaagcacatcgagatatgggatatcgagatgtggagagggaaatcgtatgcagaatgaagggaccgaagcaatcatcgacatagggagagatatcgagatgtaaaacatcgagatgtggagagtcgactgtagcttTAACATATGTAAAGCTCATAAACGTGTGAATTTAAACAAATAAGTTATACTATATTTTCCAAACTAGGTATCTCA contains:
- the LOC5571911 gene encoding LOW QUALITY PROTEIN: zinc finger protein 277 (The sequence of the model RefSeq protein was modified relative to this genomic sequence to represent the inferred CDS: inserted 1 base in 1 codon; deleted 2 bases in 1 codon); amino-acid sequence: MTSASGETDVARACDAAKAGSSVIGPLNFKDESSNPPPSRLADDTSVECMFCDKVYNFRQGDERDQYLAHLYMVHRLVIADVGEVECLASYSRFWKERFREHPMEKYCSALLLNHLPDGTPASNEKYFMLSDIEPVDYELRQRLKREMMELVLARHQFERTDRNFNRGCLYCRDLHAETRTEFLEHLYSKHFLLLGKAENLVFVDELIDTVQEKMDNLICLFCEKVFKDRPTLKEHMRKKGHKRINPENKFYDRFFLVNYRNDRLKKPVCWEATVPIKARAKESSPFHTDDSDSDWSDWYGEEQPTTCLFCTIAKAKIDDLKQHMKTDHGFDFDAQVVGLTFYQRVKIVNYIRRQMHVLKCVLCREEFPSKDDLQCHLRETAHYSTGEQQFWDQPEFFFPTYEDDQFXCHLEDDSPDLSDDSSVVISEKVEAKVNTEAESLSLENFRLD
- the LOC110681327 gene encoding GSK3-beta interaction protein-like, encoding MESAYEKFYSEQDDVLDWTKEAQGVIQDIVRHVKEAQISNQLPTTDSEAYINLRTLEGTEVCIKLNREGLRIVGDRFDCVDHQLLGDECFETPYSLLSHVSPAYVESFGSCLADALSKQIQERMVGNGAQAEDEKVEGAD
- the LOC110681325 gene encoding uncharacterized protein LOC110681325 translates to MSRRGRGRGRGRGGANRGRNRNPAPPHNNWDDLGNFNTSSDSDEDTDLINGLALMEALNQMRGGFSGKSHFGMGPDPSDSDERIFHTEDGFPVNTIYASFTQNPESITEAVVRKMFEQFGRVKSVRIHTNQNNNLYDEGGDVASGGGGGGRPSRRGGYRRNNRNDRIIRYGFISYERCEDAAKCLQKKIILKKRCYVAPADSWHQEAYHKKMKETEQGDKESKDLDAAGSSGTGAAEGALEPSKTAEADLNSSVKADSVHSTDAEPEGMNILHLNDDCLLMICDYLELMDLLALKKSCSRMESITAETFKRYKILDFDIDPMDKKYLTLLDAKNILTETGLT